A genomic segment from Fusobacteriaceae bacterium encodes:
- the rplS gene encoding 50S ribosomal protein L19, translating to MKEKLIELAEKEYLRTDIPKFKAGDTIAVHYKVIEGNKERIQVFEGVCIRISGGGVSKTFTVRKVSSGIGIERIIPMNSPMIEKIQVLKIGKVRRSKLYYLRGLSGKQSRIKEIRK from the coding sequence ATGAAAGAAAAATTGATTGAGCTCGCCGAAAAAGAATATCTGAGAACGGATATTCCCAAATTTAAGGCCGGCGACACCATTGCGGTCCACTACAAAGTCATCGAGGGCAACAAAGAAAGAATTCAGGTCTTTGAGGGCGTTTGTATCAGAATCAGCGGCGGCGGCGTATCCAAGACCTTCACGGTCAGAAAAGTGAGCTCGGGCATCGGCATTGAGCGCATTATTCCGATGAATTCCCCGATGATTGAAAAAATCCAGGTTTTGAAAATCGGCAAAGTGCGGCGGAGCAAGCTCTACTACTTGCGGGGACTCTCCGGAAAACAGTCGCGAATCAAGGAAATCAGAAAATAA
- the lepB gene encoding signal peptidase I, with the protein MNKGKFYFYVAFYVILTAILLYVLIREEKVGRILAEKREKLTATVIAGFHVTGTKAKLVVRNVIWLLEFVASTLAVLFLIRAYYLGNFVVPTGSMIPTILEQDRLFANMAVYRFRKPRVGEIFIFKEPVTDKDLYTKRVMGLPGDRVNIKEDSLFINGEKVPGRSYINAGKLGYETWIIPKAGDAIEIIPKMDYEAWLKGRKIDVKEVQDYLIGDMYELDKILPDLEVRVNGEKTGMLLDVLHEKGKLERLMRGETLSFISKKDYYFALGDNTKNSFDSRMWGFVAEDRIKGRPLLRFWPLRRIGLLR; encoded by the coding sequence ATGAACAAAGGAAAATTCTACTTTTATGTGGCCTTTTACGTGATTTTGACCGCGATTCTGCTCTATGTGCTGATCCGGGAAGAAAAAGTGGGGCGGATCCTGGCGGAAAAGCGGGAAAAGCTTACGGCGACTGTAATCGCGGGGTTCCACGTGACCGGGACCAAGGCGAAACTCGTCGTAAGAAACGTGATCTGGCTTCTGGAGTTTGTCGCAAGCACCCTGGCGGTCCTTTTTCTGATCCGGGCCTATTATTTGGGGAATTTTGTCGTTCCCACGGGATCCATGATCCCCACGATCCTGGAGCAGGACAGACTTTTCGCCAATATGGCGGTCTATCGGTTCAGAAAGCCCAGGGTCGGCGAGATCTTCATTTTCAAGGAACCGGTTACCGATAAAGACCTCTATACGAAGCGGGTCATGGGGCTTCCCGGGGACAGGGTCAACATCAAGGAAGACAGTCTTTTCATCAACGGGGAGAAAGTCCCCGGAAGAAGTTATATCAACGCGGGGAAGCTCGGTTATGAGACCTGGATCATCCCCAAAGCCGGGGACGCCATCGAGATCATCCCCAAAATGGACTATGAAGCCTGGCTCAAAGGGCGGAAAATAGATGTCAAAGAGGTGCAGGACTACCTGATCGGGGACATGTACGAACTGGACAAGATCCTCCCGGATCTTGAAGTGCGCGTAAACGGTGAAAAGACCGGCATGCTCCTCGATGTTCTCCACGAAAAGGGAAAACTTGAGCGGCTCATGCGGGGGGAGACCTTAAGCTTTATCTCGAAAAAAGACTATTATTTCGCGCTGGGCGACAATACAAAAAACAGCTTCGATTCCCGCATGTGGGGCTTCGTGGCCGAAGACAGAATAAAGGGACGGCCCCTTTTGCGCTTCTGGCCCTTGCGCCGGATCGGGCTTTTGCGGTAG
- a CDS encoding GNAT family N-acetyltransferase, giving the protein MEKILEIAAIEAAAFPTNALSAAEIYFMEENPGYEILTEGRDAVEAYLILFDTIEAWEMIKLATRADCRKKGLATRLLAKAKAMGKEKIFLEVRQSHGDTIRFYEKNGFRTLSLRKNYYRDTNENAVIMVYEKKG; this is encoded by the coding sequence ATGGAAAAAATTCTGGAGATCGCCGCCATAGAGGCCGCGGCTTTTCCCACAAACGCCCTTTCGGCGGCGGAAATTTACTTTATGGAAGAAAATCCCGGCTATGAGATTCTGACCGAGGGAAGGGACGCGGTCGAAGCCTATCTGATTCTCTTTGATACCATCGAGGCCTGGGAAATGATCAAATTGGCGACCCGGGCCGACTGCCGGAAGAAAGGCCTTGCCACAAGGCTTCTCGCCAAGGCCAAAGCCATGGGAAAAGAGAAGATCTTCCTGGAGGTCAGGCAAAGCCACGGGGACACGATCCGCTTTTATGAAAAAAACGGCTTCAGAACGCTGAGTTTACGGAAAAACTATTATCGCGACACCAATGAAAACGCCGTCATCATGGTATACGAAAAGAAGGGGTGA
- the purB gene encoding adenylosuccinate lyase, whose amino-acid sequence MEKNRYENPLAERYSSKEMLYNFSPEKKFTTWRKLWTALAETERELGLPITEEQIRELRDNITNIDYEVIKLREAEVRHDVMANVYAYGLAAPSAKGIIHLGATSAFVGDNTDLIQIRDGLGILKQKLVNVIADLKAFALAHKAQPTLGFTHFQAAQLTTVGKRATLWTQSLLLDLEELEFREQTLRFRGAKGTTGTQASFAELFDGDYEKVKKLDRRIAEKMGFDRRFSVTGQTYDRKIDAQILNLLGNLAQSAHKFTNDIRLLQHRKEIEEPFEKSQIGSSAMAYKRNPMRSERIASLAKFVMALSQSVGMTAATQWFERTLDDSANKRLSVPQAFLAVDAILLIWKNILSGLVVYPKMIEKGIREELPFMATEYIIMECVKAGGDRQELHERIRVHSMEAGKRVKLEGKENDLTERIIADPTFKLNKEKFLSLINPKNFIGFSREQTEEFIRDEVDPVLEKYKDLLGMDATLHV is encoded by the coding sequence ATGGAAAAAAACCGCTATGAAAACCCGCTGGCCGAGCGCTACAGTTCAAAGGAAATGCTCTACAATTTTTCTCCGGAAAAAAAATTTACGACTTGGAGAAAGCTGTGGACGGCTCTGGCCGAAACGGAAAGGGAACTGGGCCTTCCGATTACGGAAGAGCAGATCCGGGAACTCCGGGACAACATCACGAATATCGACTATGAAGTCATTAAATTACGCGAGGCGGAAGTCCGCCACGACGTCATGGCCAATGTCTACGCCTACGGACTCGCGGCCCCTTCGGCCAAAGGAATCATCCATCTGGGGGCAACCTCGGCCTTTGTGGGGGACAATACCGATCTGATCCAGATCCGGGACGGCCTTGGGATCCTCAAGCAAAAGCTCGTCAACGTCATCGCGGACTTGAAGGCCTTCGCTCTGGCCCACAAGGCCCAGCCGACGCTGGGGTTCACACATTTTCAGGCGGCCCAGCTGACGACGGTGGGAAAACGCGCGACGCTCTGGACCCAGAGCCTTTTGCTGGACCTCGAAGAGCTGGAATTCCGGGAACAGACGCTTCGTTTCCGGGGGGCCAAAGGAACCACCGGCACCCAGGCCAGCTTTGCCGAGCTCTTTGACGGGGACTATGAAAAAGTCAAAAAGCTCGACCGGAGAATTGCCGAAAAAATGGGCTTTGACAGGCGCTTTTCGGTCACGGGCCAGACCTATGACCGAAAGATCGACGCCCAGATCTTGAATCTTTTGGGAAATCTCGCCCAGTCGGCCCACAAATTCACAAACGACATCAGGCTCCTGCAGCACAGAAAGGAAATCGAGGAGCCCTTCGAAAAAAGCCAGATCGGATCTTCGGCCATGGCCTACAAGAGAAACCCCATGCGTTCGGAAAGAATCGCGTCCCTGGCCAAATTTGTCATGGCGCTTTCCCAGAGCGTCGGCATGACCGCCGCGACCCAGTGGTTTGAACGGACCCTCGATGATTCGGCCAACAAACGGCTTTCGGTCCCCCAGGCTTTTCTGGCCGTTGACGCCATTTTGCTGATCTGGAAAAATATCCTCTCGGGCCTCGTGGTCTATCCCAAAATGATCGAAAAAGGGATACGGGAGGAGCTCCCCTTTATGGCGACGGAATACATCATCATGGAATGCGTCAAAGCGGGCGGCGATCGGCAGGAGCTCCATGAACGGATCCGCGTGCATTCTATGGAAGCGGGAAAACGCGTCAAGCTCGAGGGGAAAGAAAACGACCTGACCGAGCGGATTATCGCCGATCCGACTTTTAAGCTCAACAAAGAAAAATTTTTATCGCTGATAAATCCTAAGAATTTTATCGGTTTTTCCCGGGAACAGACCGAAGAATTCATCCGGGATGAAGTCGATCCCGTTTTGGAAAAATACAAAGACCTCCTCGGGATGGACGCGACGCTCCATGTATGA
- a CDS encoding Gx transporter family protein — protein sequence MSRLVLYLLLALYVSILETLIPKPAPFLKLGLANVVTLAVLEKEGFRMGLTLTTLRVLIQHLAFGTILTPGFFISLSAGLAAVFVMGALFRARQGLSLVAISVAAAFTHNLVQLLVVWALLFRNISLYSRYTLYFIAFFLSMGILSGLVTGVLCARLTIRKRKKTKEK from the coding sequence ATGAGCCGCCTTGTGCTCTATCTGCTGCTGGCGCTCTATGTGTCCATACTGGAGACGCTGATCCCCAAACCGGCCCCCTTTTTGAAACTGGGGCTGGCCAATGTGGTGACGCTGGCGGTCCTGGAAAAAGAGGGCTTTCGTATGGGGCTGACGCTGACGACGCTCAGGGTACTGATCCAGCATCTGGCCTTCGGGACGATCCTCACGCCGGGCTTTTTTATCAGTCTTTCGGCGGGACTTGCGGCGGTTTTCGTCATGGGGGCGCTCTTTCGGGCGAGGCAGGGGCTTTCTCTTGTGGCCATCAGCGTGGCCGCGGCCTTTACCCACAATCTTGTCCAGCTTTTGGTCGTGTGGGCGCTTCTTTTCCGGAACATATCGCTTTATTCCCGCTACACGCTTTACTTTATCGCGTTTTTTTTATCCATGGGAATCCTGTCGGGTCTTGTGACGGGGGTCCTTTGCGCGAGGCTGACGATCAGAAAAAGAAAAAAGACGAAGGAGAAATGA